Genomic DNA from Pseudobacteriovorax antillogorgiicola:
CTGCTGCTCCGGAAGAAGAGCCTGAATTGAACGTTGCGACGTTCGCTGATATGGATGCCATAGCCTCTGGCTCATGTGCTGGATGCCACGGGGTAGGTTCGGGTAGAATCTATATCGCAGGTGATGAAGCCAATGCGATGGCAAATGCAGAAGCGATTCTCAATAGGGTATCGTTGGGCGCCGGGGATGTCGGTGTGATGCCTACCAGCGGCCCTCTTGGTGATGCAGACCTTGCTGTTTTTAAATCCTATCTAGAAGATCAAATTGCTAATCAGCAATAGGATAGGCTAACACATCATGTAAAGAACTGTCAGGGCCTGGTCCCTGGCTTTTTTTTGCCGATTGCCACCTCTAAGTTAGGTAATATTTACCGAGCAGACAAGCTTTCCTTGGGTTCTCAAAAGAGTAAACTAAAATTGATCTAGTTTAGGAGAACTTGTGAGTTCGGAAGTCAAGGCCAATCCCAATCGCAAAGGACCAGTGTTTAGCAAGACATCAGGCTTAGACGATCTGGCCGTTCAAGCTCTCAAAGCCCATGCTCAGGAGCCCATTAGCTTTCACCCGCCGAAGACCCAAAAGTCCGAGCGGAAAACTCGCCTGTCGCGCCGACGGCGACGCACAATTCTGTGGACATCACACCTTCTCAATATCCTGTTTGTACTCATCTTTACGGGTATTGGCTTCTTAAGTAACGAAATCTTTCACAAATTTAAGGCTCGCAGCCCTGTCGATAGTCAAGGAGAGAGCCGAGTATTATTGAGAGGCACCTACATTGTCGCAAAAAAATCATTGTCAATGCATCGGGGGCCTGGTCACGATTACGAAGTCGTGGGGCGCCTGAATCAGGGTCACATTATCAAAGGCAAGCATGTGATCCAGGGTTGGGTGCAGGTGGATTACGGTAAATTTGTGGAGCTGAAAAGCTTGCACAAGTTGCCCCGTTACGATCAAACCGAATTCACCAAAAATCAAGCGGCCATAGGCCAAAGGAACATTTATGAAGAGCCACACGAAGTCGCAGAAGTCGTGGGTTACATATTTCTAAAGAAGGGCATGCTGACCGCAGAACTCGATCAAGATTGGTTGATGCTCAGTTCAGGTGGCTTCGTCAAGAAACGAGCAAGCCCGCAGCACGAGGCAAAACTAATGAAAGTGAAAACGAAAAAGGCAATGATTTACAATGGACCCAGTGAGGAGTACGATTTAGTCGGCGCCTTTTACAAAAATAAGATTCTTAGAGTTTTGGAATCAGAAAGTGGCTGGGCTCGCATCTCGAAGGATCAGTTCATTGCCGCAGGGGACTTGGAGCCTGTGGTAACGCAAGTTCAAGCCCAAAAAACTAAAAAGAAAAGCCAGCCATAAGACTGGCTGGCATCCAACAACACCACAAGGCTGCAAAAGCCTCCATAGTGCCCTACTGGGCAACGCTCTGCATTCTATTCAATTGTATATCACAGCAACGGGGGACCATCTTTTGGTGCTTCCTTAATAGGTTTCTTGAACATGGAATTTGCCCTCCTCTAAAAGGTCCATGCCTACTGCCTACTAATATTCTATTCGCAAAATCGGCCGTTATTATTTAGGTGAGGGAAACTTGGTTATTTTTACTAGGGCTTAAGGGTTAAAAATAGATTGAGGCCCTGCGATGGGAGGGCCTTGCTTTGTGATTCGCTAGCAAATTAGTTAGGATTTTGAGTGGCTTGAGATCCATTGCTGAAGGTGAGCAAAGGCCTTGTCGCGATCTGGTTCGTTGTAGATCTCGTGATACATGTCGTTATACTTGTGCAGCATGTTTCCAGGCTTGAGTCGGTCATAGAAACTTTCAATGGACTTAGGCTTGATGATTTTGTCTTCTCCAGCGACTTGCACCATCAATGGATAATGAATGGTATCAGCCTTGTGGTAGCTATCATCCCGACACTCAAGGTAGCTATAGTAAAAGGCTGAAGACACAAAGCCATGATTCAAGGGGTCTTGTCGGTAGTGGCGGCATACTCGTGGATCACGAGATACTAGGTCAGCCAAAGGTTCTCCTGGCAATGACACAGCGGGAGCAATGCGATTCATGATGCGGCCAGCGATTTCTTTGATTTTGGGTACTTCGAACGCAAGGTCGAACATAGGAGAACTCACTGTTGCCGAGGCGATGGGAAGATCGGCGTATTTGATCATGGTGCGAATTGCGATCTGGCCCCCCATAGAATGACCTAGCAGGTGAATCTCAGCTTTGCCAAATCTCTCCAGAAGGTACTCATAGAAGCGATTGATTGCCAGTTCAGCATCCTCGGCATACTGATCGAAATGATCCACATGACCCCTTCTGCCCTGGGAGTGGCCGTGACCCCGATGATCTAAAGCATAGACACTGGATACCTGATCTTTAAGATAATGGGGAAAATGCAGGTAGCGGCCCCCATGCTCTCCCTGACCATGAAGTACCACAAGAGCCTTGTGAGCCTGGTCACCCCGCCATTTTTTGGGTCGAAACAAGTTTCCAAAGAGTTGAGTTTTGTTGTCAGAACCTTTGAATACTTCAAACTCATTGATCCAATCAGCAGGAAGATCGGGAAACCCTTCGGGGCTAACTGGCATCTGGGGACTTTTGCGGCTTTGCTTCGGGTCATATGGGAACACAGGAGCGAAGGAGCAGCTAGTGATAACTTCTTGCATGAGCAATCCCTTTTTCATTTCTCTAGTGATACAGTCACTAGAATATATATCTCGTGGCGGGAAATTACGATAGTAGCTTGGCCTGCGGCGTAAAAACCTATTTGGTTTGGAAGCAGCTCCTAGTCTATCTTATGGTATAAACTCCCCAAGGAGCAGTGATAGCCGTCAGGCAGTCTGAGCAAAAAAATGAATGACGGTGGAGTTCAAGGGTAAGTTAGGAATGTTATCGGTCAGCACTGGCTTGGCAAGGCCAAGCAGGCTGATAAATGTTAACTTGCTTGGCCTACGGTTTGTGCCGCATTAGGGATTTCAGATTCTCGTTCGATCAGGGTTTCCCGCAGCTCTTCATAGCAATCCTCACAGATGGGCTGATCAACCAGGCGTTGGTCCAATTCACCCCAGACAACGAGAGCTGCAATGGCCTGCTCACCAAAGGGTCGTTTTTTTAATTTGCCGTCCATCTGACATCTCGGGCAAGTCATAGTCACCTCGCTAAAACTAAGCAGTGAATTGATCGGATACATAGAGTATGAGATTCCCCGTGATACCCTGTCAACTCCCTGAGATTTAGGGTTCTTGTACGAACTGAAATTCGGAAAGGTATCGGCAGTTTCGAATTTTAAAATGACTACAAAATTTTCCGAGGGGAAATGTGTCGACAAATCAAACTCTTACGGCACGAAAATACAACGTAATTAAAATCACTTACTGATTGCTTAAATGTAAAGCCCAGAGTGGAATACCGCCGGAATCATGCGGGATTTTTTCACTAGTGCTATATTGACATGTTTTGTGTGTCATGGTAGACTTGCATCAGCCATCGTTATGGCTGTATTCTGTTGTTCCTGTTGAAATAAGCTGCTGTGGAAGTACCCTATGAAACCGATTTTACTTATCATTTTTGCTATTTTCCTAAACCATTGTGCCCAAGATCAAAACAAGCGCAAAAATCGCGCTGAACCCCAAACATACTTTCTTGGCGATCCTCAAGTTCTCATTGCTGGTACCAGCAAAAATCTTAACTCTTTTGTTAGCCTGGATAACCTACTGAATTTCGAAGACTATAGTCTCCAGGGGCACTATGACTTCGCTCCAAGAGCCATCCAGACTGGTCCTATTACCAGTCAGGAGGAGCTAGAAGATCGCAACGCTACAGATCGACCAACAGCTCCTCAGAAAATTCCTTCTTATCAGTTTGAAGCGATCAATGACGAGACGATTACTTATTCTGATAAAACCATTCCAGAGTATCCTCAGCTTCGTTTTTCTAAGGTGCAGGACGAATTCCATCTCACTCACATCAACGGTGTGGCTGTTGAGCCTCTGCACTATAGTCTCTCTGAAAATGGCGAAGTATTTAGCATCTTGATGTCTTATCAAAGCCGCTATGGCGAAACTTTGAAGGCACTGTACTTTACTAAAAACAAGGCCATATCTAGCTTTAGGCGCTTCACAGAAAGAAACTTCGCTTACCTCATAGACCGCTCGGTAGCTGTCGGTTGGGAAGAACGTCTTGACTTAAGTCTGTGCGGGAGCATGAGCCCTGAAGAGCGGCGGACTTTCACAAGATCTATTAGCAAGTGGGAAACAGCACCTGGTAAGATCAGCGACTTAGACTTTTCCTTAAATTATCAGCCAGTTGCACAGCCATTTTCCGATGTTAATCAGACTTGTGTCCAGCTTATCAGTGGTTATCGGCTAGAGACCCAAGAAGACCTTGCTGTACTTGGAGTCGCTATTCCGGTAATCAATCCGGCAAGCGGCCGCATTGTAGCTGCCAATAGTTTTATATTTGATGACGCTCACGATAAAATTAAGGCTCGGGACCAGTTTGAAGCGACCATCACCCACGAGATTGGCCATGTCCTTGGCTTGGGTCATGAATTCCTACGGGATCCAGATACAGGTCGACCGGTCCATGATTCGATCATGGGGTACGCCAACTATCCTGAAATTAGTGACTGGGATCGCGATGCCATAGAGGCATTGTATTCAGAGGAAACGGGAAGCTTTACTTTTGTTGACTGACACTGGATGGATAAGTCCCAAGACCCTTCGCGCGCATCATGGGAATTTCTACCATGAGTCGAGCGAAGAGCCTTGTTGCAAGCTCTTCAAGGCCTAGCTAGATTTAGTAGGCCTTGTAACGAAGCTAAAAGAGCTGGTCGGGATTAGTTGCCCAACTTTCTCATTTGCTTGCGCAAACGCTTCTGAGCCATAGCACTTTTTCTCTTCTTCTTCACAGAAGGCTTTTCATAGTGCTTGCGATCTTTGAGTTCTCTCATAGTGCCAGCTTTTTCAACTTGCTTCTTCATGAGTTTTAGAACGAGTTCGATTGGTTGGCCTTCTCTTACGATGATCCCTGGCATATCTCTCCCACTTGATACATATTAGACAGACTGACACTCTAGGTCAGTCTAGTGTGATATACGTTTCAGCCGATTTGGTCAACCGGGTAAATCGACAAGATTGCATCTCTTGTTAAAACATACTGAAGTAATAAAGCCAATTTGGCGCTATCTAGTATGATAGAGCCGATCTCCTGCGTCACCAATACCTGGCAAGAGGTAGCCCTGATCGTTCAGCCCCTCTTCAACACTAGCAGTGACCACCTTGACTTCGGGGTGGAAGTGGTGAATGCGCTTAAGTCCTTCAGGGGATATGAGAATCGTGACAATGGTGATCTCACCGACTTCATACTGCTTCAGTCGATCGATACACGATATCATCGTATCGGCTGTTGCCACGAGAGGATCTACTAATAAAATCTGTCGAGACTTTGAGTCTTTGGGAATTTTGAAATAGTATTCCACCGTGTTGTTGATGAACTTATCACGATAAATACCTATATGTCCAGCGCTGGCAAATGGGAGCGCCGACAGAATTCCATCCATCATGCCATTGCCTGCTCGCATCACCGACACCACTACTGGTGGTTTTGCGATCCGCCGAACTGCTGTTTCCATCAGCGGCGTATGTACGCGATCCTCTCGCAAATCCAAGTCGCGGGTCGCTTCATAGGCTAGCAATCGCCCTAATTCTTTCATGATATTTCGAAATTCGGCTGACTCGGTATCGCTGTCTCTTAAATAGCCTAGCTTGTGTTGAATTACTGGGTGTTCAATGACCCGGCAATTGTCATTCATATAGTTTCTCCTAGAAAATAGTTCCATCGCTGATCAACTGCAAGGGTGGGACACCCCCAGGACGGGCTTGGTTGGCAAGCTTACGGCCTGTCCACCAAGTGCCTCCTTCCAAAACTTTCACCAACGGCAGCTGGGTAGCGTCCATATCCAATTTTTCTCGGATAATTTCAGCTAATCTGTCGAGGAGGCAAACAGTTAAGGCTCGCCACTCGACAATCAGCGGTGAGTCGATTTTATGCTTTTCTTCAGCGAGGCCGGGGTCTTTCAATGCGATCACCCCGCCATCTAAAAACAGCCCTCCGTTGCGATACTCTGCAAGACCCGTAAGGTCGGCGATGTTTTCAACTTTGATACCAGCACTTTCCAAGGGCTCAACAAGTGAGTATGTGAGCCATTGAGAGAGCTTGTGGAAAACTACGAAGCGCTCGCTTTCAAAGGTTTGCTCAGCTAGTAGCGGGTGGGGCCAGGCATCTCCCAATGCTTGACCCTGGTAGTTATAGCGACCAGGCCAAATCTCTCCAAAAGCGAGTAAAACTGTTTTGAGCAAGTCTTTGGCTTCAATACTTTGACCGTAGGCAGACTGAATAAAGTCCAGAAGTCCTCCAGGGCGCGAGCCGGGGAAAAAGTTCTGCTTTGTCGTCAGGGTCTGACCTAAGTTATTTAGCAGTTGGAGGCGCCCCTCCAAGCCTGTGAGTGGGTTTTTGGGCGACACCTGGAAACCATGAGCTAGTGAGTCCAGGGGGAGTTTCATCAAGGCCTCAGCTGAAACCTCTGGCTGGTAGCGCATGGAGAATAAGCCCTGGCGAAACATATGATAGCTGGCGACCGCAAGCCCCTCCGATCGAGACCAGGTAGCTTCAACGTCATCCTCATAGTACGTCCAAGTATTGCCGGCACCGGCATCCAGAAGAACTGATACGACGACCAAGTCGATCAGTTTTCGGCACCGTTCAGCAGGATCAGTTCGTGTAAGGGATGATAGAAAGTCAGCCATCCGATCAATGTTTCCCACTTTGAAATGACGAGCCCTAGCGTGAAAGGGAACTTGGAGATCAGGGTAGTTCTCTCGGCAGACAGCAATCACTTCGTTAGCGAGTGAAGGAAGCTGGTCCTCACGAATTTCGAAATGAGTTAGTCCCTTGCTGGAAGCAGCATAAATTTTACCGCAGCTCTGCCGGATAGCTTCGGGTGATAGCAGATAGTCGATGCTGCTCTCATTAGTCATGGAGGTTCCTTCCTTTCACATTGTCTAATGTCTCACCATCCTTCACATCTCCTGATGTGTAGTAGCCTGCTGCTTTCTTGGCTTCAATTTCTACCTGGGCATCGAGAGGAACTAAGTGCTGCGGGATATCGACCCGGTTGACAACCTCGATACCAGAGCGGGTGATGGCATTATATTTCATATCGCTCATACTCATCAGGTTGTGAATCTTCTTAATGCCTAGCCATAGCAAGGCATCGGGCATCAGCTCCTGAAAGCGAGCATCCTGAACTCCAGCCACGCATTCTGTGCGGTAGAAGTAGGTGGATGCGGAATCACCCCCTTCCTGCCGTTTTCTTGCATTGTAGACCAGGTACTTGGTGACTTCTCCCAGGGCGCGGCCTTCTTTACGGAAATAAACAATGAGGCCAACGCCACCTTTCTGAGCTGTTTTTACGGCTTCTTCAATCCCATGCATCAGGTATGGGCGACAGGTGCATATGTCCGATCCGAACACGTCGGAACCGTTGCACTCATCATGAACCCGACAAGTCAGTTCCACTTCGGGGTTTGCCAAGTCTTCAGGGTTACCGAAAATATAGGCTGTGGTGCTGCCAATGGGTGGGAGCAAGACTTTGAGGTCTGGTCTGGTAACCAACTCGGGGAACATGCCTCCAGTTTCTTGGAAGAGAATTTTTCGCAGCACGCCCTCTTCTAATTCAAGCCGTTTGGCAATGCCCGGTAAGTACCAGACAGGCTCGATAGCTGCTTTGGTGACCTTGATATCATTTTTTTGAACCACAACCTTGCCATCAACCTTGATCTTTCCCTCTTCAATGGATTTTGAAATTTCTGGGATTTGAAGGTGAGCGGATGTCACCGCGATAGACGGCTGGATGTTATAGTTTTGCTTGAGAAGATCGTCGTACGACTCGGTGATGCGAGCACCCCAAGGGTCAAGGGAGACAATATTATTGTCAAACCAGGAATCATAGGGCCCAAGCTCTACAGTGGCCGTGGTGTTGGCTAGGTCGGGGCGATGATTGCGAGGGAACTGCCCGGATGCTACCGACAGGGCGCGATATACGGTGTAGCTACCGGCGTGGGTTCCAATAGCATTGCGATGCTCGCTATGGGTTGCGATAATGGGGCCTCGCTCCTTGGCCGTCTTTGCTCCCCAATGGATGGGAGTGGTTTCGCGGTAAACATGGTTCGAGTGACTCGTCAGAATCACATGCTCTGGTCGTTTCATTTCCATGGAATTCTCCTTAGCTCATCCAGTTATGATCAGATTGCATCGTCCACTTACTTGTGAGCTTTTTCATATCCGACCAAAAATTTAGGCTGTGTACCCCGGTTATATCCCCGTGACCAAACTTTGAGCGGCCGATGCCACCAAAGGAGAATGGTTCCCGAGGGACGGGGACGCCAATGTTGATACCAACCATCCCAGCCTTGGCTTGCTGGGCGACTTGCTCCGCAAGCCCGCCGTTGTTGGTGAAGACCGAGCAGGCGTTGCCGTAAGGGTTGCGGTTTTCAATAACCATCGCCTCGCTGATGTTATTGCAGCGAACGATCGATAGGATTGGACCGAATAATTCTTGAGTTGCAGCCTGGGTTTCGGGTTGAACGTGATCCAAGATTGTTGGGCCAAGCCAATAGCCATCGCGATAGGCTTCAGGTGGCTCGACTTTGCGACCATCCACGAGGATCTTGGCACCATCAGCAACTGCCTGATCGATCGCTCGATGGAGAAATTCTAGCTGCTCGCGGCTGATAATAGCGCCGATTTCATAGCCAGCACGTTGGGATTCAGCCCGGGCTACAACCTGATCGATCTGAGCCTGACAGTCGCCAACTGCAAGCAGGACACTGGCTGCCATACAGCGTTGTCCGGCACAGCCGGTGAACGAATCGCTGATGCCACCACAGATCTCAGGGTGTGCATCGGGAAGGAGGACGATGTGATTCTTGGCTCCTCCTAAG
This window encodes:
- the upp gene encoding uracil phosphoribosyltransferase; amino-acid sequence: MNDNCRVIEHPVIQHKLGYLRDSDTESAEFRNIMKELGRLLAYEATRDLDLREDRVHTPLMETAVRRIAKPPVVVSVMRAGNGMMDGILSALPFASAGHIGIYRDKFINNTVEYYFKIPKDSKSRQILLVDPLVATADTMISCIDRLKQYEVGEITIVTILISPEGLKRIHHFHPEVKVVTASVEEGLNDQGYLLPGIGDAGDRLYHTR
- a CDS encoding GTP cyclohydrolase II — protein: MKRPEHVILTSHSNHVYRETTPIHWGAKTAKERGPIIATHSEHRNAIGTHAGSYTVYRALSVASGQFPRNHRPDLANTTATVELGPYDSWFDNNIVSLDPWGARITESYDDLLKQNYNIQPSIAVTSAHLQIPEISKSIEEGKIKVDGKVVVQKNDIKVTKAAIEPVWYLPGIAKRLELEEGVLRKILFQETGGMFPELVTRPDLKVLLPPIGSTTAYIFGNPEDLANPEVELTCRVHDECNGSDVFGSDICTCRPYLMHGIEEAVKTAQKGGVGLIVYFRKEGRALGEVTKYLVYNARKRQEGGDSASTYFYRTECVAGVQDARFQELMPDALLWLGIKKIHNLMSMSDMKYNAITRSGIEVVNRVDIPQHLVPLDAQVEIEAKKAAGYYTSGDVKDGETLDNVKGRNLHD
- a CDS encoding alpha/beta hydrolase, which encodes MKKGLLMQEVITSCSFAPVFPYDPKQSRKSPQMPVSPEGFPDLPADWINEFEVFKGSDNKTQLFGNLFRPKKWRGDQAHKALVVLHGQGEHGGRYLHFPHYLKDQVSSVYALDHRGHGHSQGRRGHVDHFDQYAEDAELAINRFYEYLLERFGKAEIHLLGHSMGGQIAIRTMIKYADLPIASATVSSPMFDLAFEVPKIKEIAGRIMNRIAPAVSLPGEPLADLVSRDPRVCRHYRQDPLNHGFVSSAFYYSYLECRDDSYHKADTIHYPLMVQVAGEDKIIKPKSIESFYDRLKPGNMLHKYNDMYHEIYNEPDRDKAFAHLQQWISSHSKS
- a CDS encoding URC4/urg3 family protein; the protein is MTNESSIDYLLSPEAIRQSCGKIYAASSKGLTHFEIREDQLPSLANEVIAVCRENYPDLQVPFHARARHFKVGNIDRMADFLSSLTRTDPAERCRKLIDLVVVSVLLDAGAGNTWTYYEDDVEATWSRSEGLAVASYHMFRQGLFSMRYQPEVSAEALMKLPLDSLAHGFQVSPKNPLTGLEGRLQLLNNLGQTLTTKQNFFPGSRPGGLLDFIQSAYGQSIEAKDLLKTVLLAFGEIWPGRYNYQGQALGDAWPHPLLAEQTFESERFVVFHKLSQWLTYSLVEPLESAGIKVENIADLTGLAEYRNGGLFLDGGVIALKDPGLAEEKHKIDSPLIVEWRALTVCLLDRLAEIIREKLDMDATQLPLVKVLEGGTWWTGRKLANQARPGGVPPLQLISDGTIF
- the rpsU gene encoding 30S ribosomal protein S21, producing MPGIIVREGQPIELVLKLMKKQVEKAGTMRELKDRKHYEKPSVKKKRKSAMAQKRLRKQMRKLGN